The Gemmatimonadaceae bacterium nucleotide sequence GCGGATGGCCTGCCCGACAGAACTGTGGCGTTTGTGACACGCCTGTTGCGAATTGTCTGCAATTGAGGACACATCCGTGCATGAGTTGCTGAGGGCGCTGCGCCGCACGCCGGACCGCGTGCTGCACACAAGACGACGCGGCGCCGCGCTGGCAAATATTCGCGCCCACAACCAGCCATCCAGCGTGCTGGTCCTGTGCCACGGCAACATCTGCCGGAGCCCGTTTGCCGCCGCCGTGCTCGACCGTGAGCTGGCCGGGCAAGGCACCGCCGTCGTGTCGGCGGGCTTCATCGGTCCGGGACGACCGTCGCCCCTCGAGGCACAGCTCGAAGCACAGCATCTGGGAGTGGATCTCTCTCTCCACCGCTCGCAACTCGTCACGGACCAACTCGTGCGTGCCGCCGCCGTCGTCGTCACCATGGATGCGCAACAGGCGCGCGCCGTAGTCGAGACGTTCGGCAAGCCGCGCGCCGATGTCGTACTCCTGGGCGACTTCGACCCGGAACCCGTGAGGACCCGTACGATCGCCGACCCGATCGACCAGCCCGCCGAGGTCTACCGGCGCGTCTACGCGCGGATCGAGCGATGCGCGCAGGCCCTGGCCTCCGCCATCACCGAGACGCCGGCTCCGTCCGACCGGCCCTAGCGATCGACGACCTGTTGCGGCGGCGCAACATCTGGCGCGGCCCGACTTCCGGCGGATGGGCACATGCATTGCATGTCAGGTTAGCATGACGGGCCACCACTTCACCGTTGACGTCGAGGAGTATTTCCATGCCTCGGCGTTCGAATCGGTAATCGACCGGAACCACTGGGAGAATCTCGAGCAACGCTCCGCTTCAGGCATCGCCCTGCTGCTCGACCTGCTCGCCCGCCACTCGGTGCATGGAACGTTCTTCGTGCTCGGCTGGGTGCTGGAGCACGACCCCGATACGGTCCGGGCAATTGCCGCCGGCGGCCATGAGATCGCGTCGCATGGGTGGGACCATCGTCGCGTGACGCAGCAGACCCCGCACCAATTCAGGGCGTCGGTGCGCCAAACCAAGCAGGCCCTTGAGGATCTGACGGGTATGCCGGTGCGGGGATTCCGTGCACCAAGCTTCTCCATCGTCCCGGGAAAGGAGTGGGCGCTCGACGTCCTGATCGAGGAAGGGTACACCTACGACTCGAGCCTGATGCCAGTTTGGCGGCCCGACCAGTACGGGTATCCGTCGGGTAATCCCGATCCACACTGGCTGTCGCGGCCCGCCGGCCGCCTGGCCGAGATTCCGCCCGCCACGCTGCGGCGGTTCGGCGTCTCGTTGCCGGCGGGCGGCGGGGCCTACTTTCGCGTCCTCCCGTATCGTCTCGTTCAGAGCGCGCTCGTCGACTGCGAGCGGCGCTCCGTGCCGGGCACCTTCTATATCCATCCGTGGGAGCTGGACCCTGACCAGCCGCGCATTGCCGCCCGTTGGCCCACCCGCCTGCGCCATTACGGTGGACTGCGGCGCACGCGCCCCCGGTTGGAGCGCCTGCTGGGTGAGTTCCGGTTCACGACCATCGCCCAGACCTTGGAGGGGATGTGACGGCAGTGGCGCCGTTCGAGGGCGACGCGGCGGAATGGGACGCCTTCGTGCGCGCCGACGCCACGAGTTCGTTCTGCCATCTGTCGGGATGGTGGCCCCTGATGGAGCAGCGCCTGGGGCATCGCTGTGTGCCGCTCGCGGCGCGCGATGCATCAGGGGCCATCGTCGGCGTGCTGCCCCTCGTGCACGTGCGGAGTCGCGTGTTCGGCGCGTATCTC carries:
- a CDS encoding XrtA system polysaccharide deacetylase, with protein sequence MTGHHFTVDVEEYFHASAFESVIDRNHWENLEQRSASGIALLLDLLARHSVHGTFFVLGWVLEHDPDTVRAIAAGGHEIASHGWDHRRVTQQTPHQFRASVRQTKQALEDLTGMPVRGFRAPSFSIVPGKEWALDVLIEEGYTYDSSLMPVWRPDQYGYPSGNPDPHWLSRPAGRLAEIPPATLRRFGVSLPAGGGAYFRVLPYRLVQSALVDCERRSVPGTFYIHPWELDPDQPRIAARWPTRLRHYGGLRRTRPRLERLLGEFRFTTIAQTLEGM